A genomic region of Raphanus sativus cultivar WK10039 chromosome 6, ASM80110v3, whole genome shotgun sequence contains the following coding sequences:
- the LOC108807795 gene encoding uncharacterized protein LOC108807795, whose product MLTAIKNKTHPTNCFLNIDLPTDIANHKGYKLTRQGKSLGKMGWRKVEEEAQGAKMLSTMSMETDSGVVSDNNDTSAHHSKNDSQTIHSS is encoded by the exons ATGCTCACTGCCATCAAGAACAAAACTCACCCAACAAACTGCTTTCTGAATATCGATTTGCCTACTGATATTGCTAACCATAAG GGATACAAGCTAACTAGACAAGGAAAAAGCTTGGGTAAAATGGGATGGAGAAAAGTGGAGGAGGAAGCACAAGGTGCTAAGATGTTGTCAACAATGTCAATGGAAACTGATTCAGGAGTAGTCTCAGACAACAACGACACATCTGCTCATCATTCAAAAAACGATAGCC agacTATCCATAGTAGTTAA
- the LOC130496161 gene encoding cytochrome P450 78A5-like, translated as MSPEAYVLFFNSLNLVTFEAFAWITLFIATVAFFLSPGGLAWAWTASSKTRVSIPGPSGSLSVFSGSNPHRVLAALAERFKASPLMAFSVGFSRFVISSEPETAKEILNSSAFADRPFKESAYELLFHRSMGFAPYGEYWRNLRRISSTHLFSPRRIASFEGVRVGIGMKMVEKIKTVAGRGEVEVKKVIHFGSLNNVMTTVFGESYDFDEVDGDGCFLERLVSEGYELLGIFNWSDHFGVLRWFDFQGVRKRCRALVSQVNTFVGGIIEKHKMKRNNTLDREENDFLDVLLGLQKDEKLSDSDMIAVLWEMIFRGTDTVAILVEWVLARMVLHQDIQAELYNEIASVTSNNTRPLSDSDIPKLPYLQAVVKETLRLHPPGPLLSWARLAIHDVHVGPNLVPAGTIAMVNMWSITHDGEIWTDPEEFRPERFIHGEDVSIMGSDLRLAPFGSGRRVCPGKAMGLATVHLWVGQMIQNFKWVKGSSDVDLAEVLKLSMEMKKPLKCKAVPRNVCFG; from the exons ATGTCTCCTGAAGCTTACGTTCTGTTCTTTAACTCTCTCAACCTGGTAACCTTCGAGGCCTTTGCCTGGATAACTCTTTTCATAGCCACTGTTGCTTTCTTTCTCTCACCAGGTGGCCTTGCATGGGCCTGGACCGCCTCCTCCAAGACCCGTGTTTCGATTCCTGGTCCATCTGGTTCTCTTTCCGTCTTCTCTGGTTCCAACCCTCACCGTGTTCTCGCCGCGCTTGCCGAACGCTTCAAGGCCTCTCCTCTGATGGCGTTCTCTGTTGGGTTTTCGCGTTTTGTGATTTCCAGTGAACCGGAGACGGCTAAAGAGATTTTGAACAGCTCTGCTTTTGCTGACCGCCCGTTTAAGGAGTCAGCTTACGAGCTTCTCTTCCACCGTTCTATGGGGTTCGCGCCGTATGGTGAGTATTGGAGGAATCTTAGGAGGATCTCTTCAACGCATCTTTTCAGCCCGAGAAGGATAGCGAGTTTCGAAGGTGTTAGAGTTGGGATCGGTATGAAGATGGTGGAGAAGATTAAGACCGTAGCTGGCCGTGGTGAAGTTGAAGTGAAGAAAGTGATTCACTTCGGTTCGTTGAATAATGTAATGACGACTGTGTTTGGTGAAAGCTACGATTTCGATGAAGTTGATGGGGATGGATGTTTTCTGGAGAGGCTGGTGAGTGAAGGCTATGAGTTGCTTGGGATATTTAACTGGAGTGATCACTTTGGTGTTCTTCGTTGGTTTGACTTCCAAGGAGTGAGGAAGAGGTGTAGAGCTTTGGTCTCACAAGTTAACACTTTTGTCGGCGGAATCATTGAGAAGCACAAAATGAAGAGGAACAACACTCTCGATCGTGAGGAGAATGACTTCCTTGATGTCTTGCTTGGCTTGCAAAAGGATGAAAAGTTGTCTGATTCCGACATGATCGCTGTTCTTTGG GAGATGATATTTAGAGGAACGGACACAGTAGCGATTCTAGTGGAATGGGTACTTGCAAGAATGGTATTGCATCAAGACATACAAGCAGAACTTTACAATGAGATAGCTTCAGTTACAAGTAACAATACTAGGCCCTTGTCTGACTCCGACATCCCAAAACTTCCGTACCTTCAAGCTGTAGTCAAAGAAACCCTGAGGCTTCACCCACCAGGTCCCCTCCTCTCTTGGGCCAGGCTCGCTATCCACGATGTCCACGTGGGTCCCAACCTTGTCCCCGCTGGAACCATAGCTATGGTCAACATGTGGTCCATCACACATGACGGCGAAATCTGGACCGACCCTGAAGAGTTTAGGCCTGAGAGGTTTATTCATGGTGAAGATGTAAGCATCATGGGTTCGGATCTTAGGTTGGCTCCATTCGGTTCGGGTCGTCGGGTTTGCCCGGGTAAAGCAATGGGTCTAGCCACTGTTCATCTCTGGGTTGGTCAAATGATTCAGAATTTCAAATGGGTCAAGGGTTCTTCTGATGTTGACCTCGCCGAGGTTCTCAAGCTGTCCATGGAGATGAAGAAGCCGTTGAAGTGCAAAGCTGTTCCAAGAAATGTTTGTTTTGGTTAA
- the LOC108810344 gene encoding cytochrome P450 78A5-like: MSPEAYVLFFNSLNLVTFEAFAWITLFIATVAFFLSPGGLAWAWTASSKTRVSIPGPSGSLSVFSGSNPHRVLATLAERFKASPLMAFSVGFSRFVISSEPETAKEILNSSAFADRPFKESAYELLFHRSMGFAPYGEYWRNLRRISSTHLFSPRRIASFEGVRVGIGMKMVEKIKTVAGRGEVEVKKVIHFGSLNNVMTTVFGESYDFDEVDGDGCFLERLVSEGYELLGIFNWSDHFGVLRWFDFQGVRKRCRALVSQVNTFVGGIIEKHKMKRNNTLDREENDFLDVLLGLQKDEKLSDSDMIAVLWEMIFRGTDTVAILVEWVLARMVLHQDIQAELYKEIASVTSNNTRPLSDSDIPKLPYLQAVVKETLRLHPPGPLLSWARLAIHDVHVGPNLVPAGTIAMVNMWSITHDGKIWTDPEEFRPERFIDGEDVSIMGSDLRLAPFGSGRRVCPGKAMGLATVHLWVSQMIQNFKWIKGSSDVDLAEVLKLSMEMKKPLKCKAVPRNVCFG; this comes from the exons ATGTCTCCTGAAGCTTACGTTCTGTTCTTTAACTCTCTCAACCTGGTAACCTTTGAGGCCTTTGCCTGGATAACTCTTTTCATAGCCACTGTTGCTTTCTTTCTCTCACCAGGTGGCCTTGCATGGGCCTGGACCGCCTCCTCCAAGACCCGTGTTTCGATTCCTGGTCCATCTGGTTCTCTTTCCGTCTTCTCTGGTTCCAACCCTCACCGTGTTCTCGCCACGCTTGCCGAACGCTTCAAGGCCTCTCCTCTGATGGCGTTCTCTGTTGGGTTTTCGCGTTTTGTGATTTCCAGTGAACCGGAGACGGCTAAAGAGATTTTGAACAGCTCTGCTTTCGCTGACCGCCCGTTTAAGGAGTCAGCTTACGAGCTTCTCTTCCACCGTTCTATGGGGTTCGCGCCGTATGGTGAGTATTGGAGGAATCTTAGGAGGATCTCTTCAACGCATCTTTTCAGCCCGAGAAGGATAGCGAGTTTCGAAGGTGTTAGAGTTGGGATCGGTATGAAGATGGTGGAGAAGATTAAGACCGTAGCTGGCCGTGGTGAAGTTGAAGTGAAGAAAGTGATTCACTTCGGTTCGTTGAATAATGTAATGACGACTGTGTTTGGTGAAAGCTACGATTTCGATGAAGTTGATGGGGATGGATGTTTTCTGGAGAGGCTGGTGAGTGAAGGCTATGAGTTGCTTGGGATATTTAACTGGAGTGATCACTTTGGTGTTCTTCGTTGGTTTGACTTCCAAGGAGTGAGGAAGAGGTGTAGAGCTTTGGTCTCACAAGTTAACACTTTTGTCGGCGGAATCATTGAGAAGCACAAAATGAAGAGGAACAACACTCTCGATCGTGAGGAGAATGACTTCCTTGATGTCTTGCTTGGCTTGCAAAAGGATGAAAAGTTGTCTGATTCCGACATGATCGCTGTTCTTTGG GAGATGATATTTAGAGGAACGGACACAGTAGCGATTCTAGTGGAATGGGTACTTGCAAGAATGGTATTGCATCAAGACATACAAGCAGAACTTTACAAAGAGATAGCTTCAGTTACAAGTAACAATACTAGGCCCTTGTCTGACTCCGACATCCCAAAACTTCCGTACCTTCAAGCTGTAGTCAAAGAAACCCTGAGGCTTCACCCACCAGGTCCCCTCCTCTCTTGGGCCAGGCTCGCTATCCACGATGTCCACGTGGGTCCCAACCTTGTCCCCGCTGGAACCATAGCTATGGTCAACATGTGGTCCATCACACATGACGGCAAAATCTGGACTGACCCTGAAGAGTTTAGGCCTGAGAGGTTTATTGATGGTGAAGATGTAAGCATCATGGGTTCGGATCTTAGGTTGGCTCCATTCGGTTCGGGTCGTCGGGTTTGCCCGGGTAAAGCAATGGGTCTAGCCACTGTTCATCTCTGGGTTAGTCAAATGATTCAGAATTTCAAATGGATTAAGGGTTCTTCTGATGTTGACCTCGCCGAGGTTCTCAAGCTGTCCATGGAGATGAAGAAGCCGTTGAAGTGCAAGGCTGTTCCAAGAAATGTTTGTTTTGGTTAA
- the LOC108810349 gene encoding cytochrome P450 78A5-like, whose product MSPEAYVLFFNSLNLVTFEAFAWITLFIATVAFFLSPGGLAWAWTASSKTRVSIPGPSGSLSVFSGSNPHRVLAALAERFKASPLMAFSVGFSRFVISSEPETAKEILNSSAFADRPFKESAYELLFHRSMGFAPYGEYWRNLRRISSTHLFSPRRIASFEGVRVGIGMKMVEKIKTVAGRGEVEVKKVIHFGSLNNVMTTVFGESYDFDEVDGDGCFLERLVSEGYELLGIFNWSDHFGVLRWFDFQGVRKRCRALVSQVNTFVGGIIEKHKMKRNNTLDREENDFLDVLLGLQKDEKLSDSDMIAVLWEMIFRGTDTVAILVEWVLARMVLHQDIQAELYKEIASVTSNNTRPLSDSDIPKLPYLQAVVKETLRLHPPGPLLSWARLAIHDVHVGPNLVPAGTIAMVNMWSITHDGEIWTDPEEFRPERFIDGEDVSIMGSDLRLAPFGSGRRVCPGKAMGLATVHLWVGQMIQNFKWVKGSSDVDLAEVLKLSMEMKKPLKCKAVPRNVCFG is encoded by the exons ATGTCTCCTGAAGCTTACGTTCTGTTCTTTAACTCTCTCAACCTGGTAACCTTCGAGGCCTTTGCCTGGATAACTCTTTTCATAGCCACTGTTGCTTTCTTTCTCTCACCAGGTGGCCTTGCATGGGCCTGGACCGCCTCCTCCAAGACCCGTGTTTCGATTCCTGGTCCATCTGGTTCTCTTTCCGTCTTCTCTGGTTCCAACCCTCACCGTGTTCTCGCCGCGCTTGCCGAACGCTTCAAGGCCTCTCCTCTGATGGCGTTCTCTGTTGGGTTTTCGCGTTTTGTGATTTCCAGTGAACCGGAGACGGCTAAAGAGATTTTGAACAGCTCTGCTTTTGCTGACCGCCCGTTTAAGGAGTCAGCTTACGAGCTTCTCTTCCACCGTTCTATGGGGTTCGCGCCGTATGGTGAGTATTGGAGGAATCTTAGGAGGATCTCTTCAACGCATCTTTTCAGCCCGAGAAGGATAGCGAGTTTCGAAGGTGTTAGAGTTGGGATCGGTATGAAGATGGTGGAGAAGATTAAGACCGTAGCTGGCCGTGGTGAAGTTGAAGTGAAGAAAGTGATTCACTTCGGTTCGTTGAATAATGTAATGACGACTGTGTTTGGTGAAAGCTACGATTTCGATGAAGTTGATGGGGATGGATGTTTTCTGGAGAGGCTGGTGAGTGAAGGCTATGAGTTGCTTGGGATATTTAACTGGAGTGATCACTTTGGTGTTCTTCGTTGGTTTGACTTCCAAGGAGTGAGGAAGAGGTGTAGAGCTTTGGTCTCACAAGTTAACACTTTTGTCGGCGGAATCATTGAGAAGCACAAAATGAAGAGGAACAACACTCTCGATCGTGAGGAGAATGACTTCCTTGATGTCTTGCTTGGCTTGCAAAAGGATGAAAAGTTGTCTGATTCCGACATGATCGCTGTTCTTTGG GAGATGATATTTAGAGGAACGGACACAGTAGCGATTCTAGTGGAATGGGTACTTGCAAGAATGGTATTGCATCAAGACATACAAGCAGAACTTTACAAAGAGATAGCTTCAGTTACAAGTAACAATACTAGGCCCTTGTCTGACTCCGACATCCCAAAACTTCCGTACCTTCAAGCTGTAGTCAAAGAAACCCTGAGGCTTCACCCACCAGGTCCCCTCCTCTCTTGGGCCAGGCTCGCTATCCACGATGTACACGTGGGTCCCAACCTTGTCCCCGCTGGAACCATAGCTATGGTCAACATGTGGTCCATCACACATGACGGCGAAATCTGGACCGACCCTGAAGAGTTTAGGCCTGAGAGGTTTATTGATGGTGAAGATGTAAGCATCATGGGTTCGGATCTTAGGTTGGCTCCATTCGGTTCGGGTCGTCGGGTTTGCCCGGGTAAAGCAATGGGTCTAGCCACTGTTCATCTCTGGGTTGGTCAAATGATTCAGAATTTCAAATGGGTTAAGGGTTCTTCTGATGTTGATCTCGCCGAGGTTCTCAAGCTTTCCATGGAGATGAAGAAGCCGTTGAAGTGCAAGGCTGTCCCAAGAAATGTTTGTTTTGGTTAA
- the LOC108811089 gene encoding MATH domain and coiled-coil domain-containing protein At2g42470-like — MEDQKPTSFTFEIDNLSDKKGLISSPKFLCGNCEWFVNVYPNGYQIDERLSLHLQVANPESLPLGWKKQASYSFALLNQSGKELYRTPESCKIFRAQFTGWGSPKAFTLQKLQDMGFLENNKLILKVDVKVIQAVKEEAVTGKDMLDVRGFKVLYSQLPSVNRLFRKHPDVAVNFKLKNQSVKTTYMNLLLGLIEKLDKPSLSFTEIELSNAQSE, encoded by the exons ATGGAGGATCAAAAGCCGACGAGTTTCACGTTTGAGATAGATAACTTATCTGACAAGAAAGGTCTTATCTCATCACCAAAATTTTTATGCGGCAACTGCGAATG GTTTGTTAACGTTTACCCCAATGGATATCAAATTGATGAACGCTTGTCTCTGCACCTCCAGGTTGCAAACCCTGAATCATTGCCACTTGGATGGAAAAAGCAAGCTAGCTATTCCTTTGCTCTACTGAATCAATCAGGCAAAGAACTCTACAGAACACCTG AATCGTGCAAAATTTTCCGCGCTCAATTCACAGGATGGGGTAGCCCAAAGGCCTTCACTCTTCAAAAGCTTCAAGATATGGGTTTTTTGGAGAACAACAAACTGATCTTAAAGGTTGACGTAAAAGTGATTCAAGCTGTTAAGGAAGAAGCTGTAACTGGGAAGGACATGTTAGATGTCCGTGGTTTCAAAGTTCTTTATTCTCAG TTGCCTTCAGTGAATAGGCTTTTCAGAAAGCACCCGGACGTGGCAGTGAATTTCAAACTAAAGAACCAGTCGGTGAAGACAACATACATGAATCTCCTCCTTGGTCTCATCGAGAAACTGGACAAGCCTTCACTTAGCTTTACCGAAATTGAGCTAAGCAACGCTCAAAGCGAGTAG